One Gordonia zhaorongruii DNA segment encodes these proteins:
- a CDS encoding DUF3556 domain-containing protein: MGILSPTLPDIDLSEWRKLPQLERLRIQVQHWGANGFGTPPGAYLFYFVKMAAYVLLPLWIISISTPGIGELSDIGSWWTEPIVFQKVVIFTILFEVCGFGCGSGPLTMRFFPPVGGFTYWLRPGTIRLAPWPGKVPLTGGETRTIVDVVLYAALLGILVWGLVSDGVGDVGDAGMIAPAVPIAIVVALALVGLRDKAIFLSARSDQYLVMAIAFLFPCIDMIIALKLIMVAVWWGAASSKLNHHFPFVVSVMISNSPFVGGPWVKKKLYRNYPEDMRPSLFAKIAAHQGTVIEFVMPAILIFSTNSILTTVILIGLTIFHLFILSTFPAGVPLEWNLFVIGAAWFLFFNYTDSTYSIWNATTPWPYLIAVALIAGIVIGDIKPQAISFLTGMRYYAGNWATNTWLMRPGLEERMEAEITKSAPMTKHQLLKLYDEDTSEFMMQKFSAWRSMHSHGRAHMGLIPRAVPDREDYVVREGEFMAGSLIGWNFGEGHLHNEQLATAVHRRLNLQDGDLRLVMIEAQPVHNGDQKYVIFDAASGVVEEGTVTVSDLIERQPWLDTTGTVPVHVTSQRADAPASRTVASPSARDPRP; this comes from the coding sequence ATGGGAATCCTGTCCCCTACCCTGCCCGACATCGACCTGAGTGAGTGGCGCAAGCTGCCGCAGCTGGAGCGATTGAGGATCCAGGTGCAGCACTGGGGCGCGAACGGGTTCGGCACGCCTCCCGGCGCCTACCTCTTCTACTTCGTGAAGATGGCCGCCTATGTGCTGCTGCCGCTGTGGATCATCTCCATCAGCACTCCGGGCATCGGTGAGCTGTCGGACATCGGTTCGTGGTGGACCGAGCCGATCGTGTTCCAGAAGGTCGTGATCTTCACGATCCTGTTCGAGGTCTGCGGGTTCGGCTGCGGATCCGGTCCGCTGACGATGCGGTTCTTCCCGCCGGTCGGCGGATTCACCTACTGGCTGCGTCCGGGCACCATCCGCCTGGCTCCATGGCCGGGCAAGGTCCCGCTGACCGGCGGCGAAACCCGGACGATCGTCGACGTCGTCCTCTACGCGGCACTTCTGGGAATCCTGGTGTGGGGCTTGGTGTCCGACGGTGTGGGTGACGTTGGCGATGCCGGGATGATCGCCCCGGCGGTCCCGATCGCCATCGTCGTCGCACTGGCGCTCGTCGGCCTGCGCGACAAGGCGATCTTCCTGTCAGCCCGCTCCGATCAGTACCTCGTCATGGCGATCGCTTTCCTGTTCCCCTGCATCGACATGATCATCGCTCTGAAGCTGATCATGGTCGCCGTCTGGTGGGGTGCCGCGTCGTCGAAGCTGAACCACCACTTCCCGTTCGTGGTGTCGGTGATGATCTCGAACAGCCCGTTCGTCGGCGGCCCATGGGTCAAGAAGAAGCTGTACCGCAACTACCCGGAGGACATGCGCCCATCGCTGTTCGCCAAGATCGCCGCCCACCAGGGCACCGTGATCGAATTCGTGATGCCGGCGATCCTGATCTTCTCCACCAACTCGATCCTGACCACAGTGATCCTCATCGGGTTGACCATCTTCCACCTGTTCATCCTGTCGACGTTCCCGGCCGGAGTGCCGCTGGAATGGAACCTGTTCGTCATCGGTGCAGCCTGGTTCCTGTTCTTCAACTACACCGACTCGACGTACTCCATCTGGAACGCGACCACCCCGTGGCCGTACCTGATCGCCGTCGCACTGATCGCGGGCATCGTCATCGGCGACATCAAGCCGCAGGCGATCTCGTTCCTCACTGGCATGCGCTACTACGCGGGCAACTGGGCAACCAACACCTGGCTGATGCGCCCGGGGCTCGAGGAGCGCATGGAGGCCGAGATCACGAAGTCGGCGCCCATGACGAAGCACCAACTGCTCAAGCTGTACGACGAGGACACCAGCGAGTTCATGATGCAGAAGTTCTCCGCCTGGCGGTCGATGCACAGTCACGGTCGTGCGCACATGGGTCTGATCCCGCGTGCGGTCCCCGACCGCGAGGACTACGTGGTCCGCGAGGGCGAATTCATGGCAGGCTCTCTCATCGGCTGGAACTTCGGCGAGGGACACCTGCACAACGAGCAGCTCGCGACCGCTGTGCACCGGCGGCTGAACCTGCAGGACGGCGATCTTCGGCTGGTCATGATCGAGGCGCAGCCCGTTCACAACGGCGACCAGAAGTACGTGATCTTCGACGCCGCCAGCGGGGTGGTCGAAGAAGGCACCGTCACCGTCAGCGACCTGATCGAACGCCAGCCGTGGCTCGATACGACCGGGACCGTTCCGGTTCACGTCACCTCGCAGCGGGCGGATGCGCCCGCCAGCCGGACCGTGGCGTCACCGAGCGCCCGTGACCCCCGCCCCTAG